In Promicromonospora sp. Populi, one genomic interval encodes:
- a CDS encoding dipeptide ABC transporter ATP-binding protein, with the protein MTGRAGPVAAGRKRANPQLVIGAVLVGLVLVTALVSLVWTPYDPRHAGAERLLPPGAEHWFGTDRFGRDVLSQVMAGAKITLLVGLVAVGIAAVVGVPLGVLAGMRGGRLGLLLMRGSDILLAFPGLLLAIVLGAVYGAGTVTAMVALGIGSIPAFARVARSGTLQVMRSDYVLAARAANRGELAIATRHVLPNIAGTVLVQCSVNFAIAVLAEAGLSFLGLGTPPPTPSWGRMLQESQQFLGIADYLAIVPGVAIAVAVLGFNLLGDGLRDVFDPRLSAASPGSLVSAPSGPAAGSEPRRASSSAEPSPVPTAEPVAPPALDLRDLTIRTDSGRALVDGVSLQVAPGERVGLIGESGSGKTMTALAALGILPDGVVASGHVGLAGVPGNLLDRGERALARLRGREISMVFQEPMTALNPLMRVGHQVAEAMTVHGTTHRAAAERATVLLAEVGLPDGAARRYPHELSGGQRQRVVLAMALANDPAVLVADEPTTALDVTVQRQVLDLIVGLVHDRGAGLLFITHDLAVVSQVCERVVVLLDGVVVEEGPVAEVFAHPQHAYTKHLLAASTLEPLAETPPIDRAVMTVADAGSDHNRVVDGPVEGLIRVEDVTRTYSSRGETVHALRGVSLEVPEGQRFGIVGESGSGKSTLLRIVAGLDRATSGRVMSAGVDLSVPSPELGDLRAALQLVFQDPYGSLDPRMTVGDIVAEPLLNPANVRVGGARTASARRDAVREMLDAVGLPLDATERYPHQFSGGQRQRIGIARALVCRPRILVADEPVSALDVSVRRQVLDLLARLADEHSLTLLLVSHDLGVVRHVCDHVAVMRDGLIVEQGPTGQVYDDPQHEYTRRLREATPVLTF; encoded by the coding sequence GTGACGGGCCGGGCGGGTCCCGTCGCGGCCGGCCGGAAGCGCGCGAACCCCCAGCTCGTCATCGGCGCCGTGCTGGTGGGGCTGGTTCTGGTCACGGCGCTGGTCTCGCTCGTCTGGACCCCGTACGACCCGCGGCATGCCGGGGCCGAGCGCCTGCTGCCGCCGGGCGCCGAGCACTGGTTCGGCACCGACCGGTTCGGTCGCGACGTCCTCTCGCAGGTCATGGCCGGCGCCAAGATCACGCTGCTGGTCGGCCTGGTAGCGGTGGGGATCGCGGCCGTCGTGGGCGTGCCGCTCGGTGTCCTCGCGGGGATGCGCGGCGGGCGGCTCGGCCTGCTCCTGATGCGGGGCAGCGACATCCTGCTCGCCTTCCCGGGCCTGCTGCTCGCGATAGTGCTGGGCGCCGTCTACGGCGCGGGCACCGTGACGGCGATGGTCGCGCTCGGCATCGGCTCGATCCCGGCCTTCGCACGCGTGGCGCGGAGCGGCACCCTGCAGGTGATGCGGTCCGACTACGTGCTCGCCGCTCGCGCCGCCAACCGCGGCGAGCTCGCGATAGCGACACGGCACGTGCTGCCCAACATCGCAGGCACGGTGCTGGTGCAGTGCTCGGTGAACTTCGCGATCGCGGTGCTCGCGGAGGCCGGGCTGTCCTTTCTCGGCCTGGGCACACCCCCGCCGACGCCGTCGTGGGGCCGCATGCTGCAGGAGTCGCAGCAGTTCCTGGGGATCGCCGACTACCTGGCGATAGTGCCCGGCGTCGCGATCGCCGTGGCGGTGCTCGGGTTCAACCTGCTGGGTGACGGCCTGCGCGACGTCTTCGACCCGCGGCTCTCCGCGGCCTCGCCGGGGTCTCTGGTGTCGGCGCCTTCGGGACCGGCGGCGGGATCAGAGCCGCGGCGGGCGTCGTCGTCGGCCGAACCCTCTCCCGTCCCGACGGCCGAACCAGTCGCGCCCCCCGCGCTCGACCTGCGCGACCTCACCATCCGCACCGACAGCGGCCGCGCGCTCGTGGACGGAGTCTCCCTGCAGGTCGCCCCGGGCGAGCGAGTTGGCCTGATCGGCGAGTCCGGTTCGGGCAAGACGATGACGGCGCTCGCTGCGCTCGGCATCCTGCCCGACGGCGTCGTCGCCTCGGGACACGTCGGCCTCGCCGGAGTGCCCGGGAACCTCCTGGACCGGGGCGAGCGAGCCCTGGCACGGCTTCGGGGTCGCGAGATCTCGATGGTGTTCCAGGAGCCGATGACCGCGCTGAACCCGCTGATGCGCGTGGGGCACCAGGTCGCGGAGGCGATGACGGTGCACGGGACGACGCACCGGGCGGCCGCGGAGCGCGCGACGGTCCTCCTGGCGGAGGTCGGCCTGCCCGACGGCGCCGCCCGGCGGTACCCGCACGAGCTGTCCGGCGGCCAGCGGCAGCGGGTGGTGCTGGCGATGGCGCTGGCCAATGACCCGGCGGTGCTGGTGGCGGACGAGCCGACGACGGCCCTGGACGTCACCGTGCAGCGCCAGGTGCTGGACCTCATCGTCGGGCTGGTTCACGACCGCGGCGCCGGCCTGCTGTTCATCACGCACGACCTGGCCGTGGTGTCCCAGGTGTGCGAGCGGGTTGTGGTGCTGCTCGACGGAGTGGTGGTGGAGGAGGGGCCGGTGGCCGAGGTGTTCGCGCACCCGCAGCACGCGTACACGAAGCACCTGCTGGCGGCATCGACCCTGGAGCCGTTGGCGGAGACGCCGCCGATCGACCGCGCGGTCATGACCGTGGCCGACGCCGGATCCGACCACAACCGCGTGGTCGATGGTCCGGTCGAGGGGTTGATCCGGGTCGAGGACGTGACCCGCACCTATTCGAGCCGCGGCGAGACCGTGCACGCGCTCCGGGGCGTCTCCCTGGAGGTCCCCGAGGGGCAGCGGTTCGGGATCGTCGGGGAGTCCGGTTCGGGCAAGTCGACGTTGCTGCGGATCGTTGCGGGGCTGGACCGCGCGACGTCGGGCCGGGTCATGAGCGCGGGCGTGGACCTGAGCGTGCCGTCGCCCGAGCTGGGTGACCTGCGCGCCGCCCTGCAGCTTGTGTTCCAGGACCCGTACGGCTCGCTAGACCCTCGCATGACCGTCGGCGACATCGTCGCGGAGCCGCTCCTGAACCCGGCGAACGTCCGGGTCGGCGGCGCGCGCACGGCGTCCGCCCGCCGCGATGCGGTGCGCGAGATGCTGGACGCCGTCGGGCTGCCGCTCGATGCGACCGAGCGGTACCCGCACCAGTTCTCGGGCGGGCAGCGGCAGCGCATAGGGATCGCGCGGGCCCTGGTCTGCCGACCGCGCATCCTCGTGGCGGACGAGCCGGTCAGCGCGCTCGACGTCTCCGTCCGGCGGCAGGTGCTGGACCTGCTCGCGCGGCTCGCGGACGAGCACTCCCTGACGCTGCTGCTCGTCTCCCACGACCTGGGTGTGGTGCGGCACGTCTGCGACCACGTGGCGGTGATGCGCGACGGCCTGATCGTGGAGCAGGGGCCGACCGGCCAGGTCTACGACGACCCACAGCACGAATACACCCGCCGCCTCCGCGAGGCGACCCCTGTGCTGACTTTCTGA
- a CDS encoding S8 family serine peptidase → MRARAGAAAAAIAVAIALGAGIPAWSLGTVAAGRDDGAADPGAVAAESSGTSTVTLITGDRVSITRHADGRRSVTIEPGAGREGIGFQRLVEGDRLHVIPTDVAGLVPERLDRALFDVTGLVAAGYDDARRGAVPVIVQQTGAAAARSATSASDWAALGLEPERTLDSVRAVSADLDPEGASTLLGALRMPQASVRSAASTAPDVKVWLDAPVRALDADSMPQIGAPAAWESGYTGEGVTVAVLDSGLDSSHPDLDDVVVGARDFTGSGNTEDHYGHGTHVASIVLGSGDASAGTNRGVAPDADLLVGKVLDDFGGGETSSIIDGMEWAAGQGADVVNLSLGSPEEFTDGTDPWAMAVDTLSAQHGTLFVVAAGNAGSYGTVSTPGSANSALTVGAVDDADEVAPFSSRGPRAGDYAIKPDVTAPGVEIIAARAAGTKEGDGEGEYVAWSGTSMATPHVAGAAAVLKQARPDLTGQQLKAVLMGSAQHTSGGVFDEGAGRIYLPAALELPVTTTPASLSFGVLEYPQRGTVSRKLTYRNATDAAITLDLAVEATDQDGATLPDGAVTLGSTTLTVPARGSASVKVTVDRVVGDIERRYSGAVTATDPGGRETRTALGYYKEPDLADLNIRAVGRDGQPHTGASTVRIVNVDDPAVFSEHVELEAGGLDLRVPPGNYSVTGFLWTADEDNVVSEVTAALRPEITVSDDTNLVLDAREAEPLTVTTGRPADVQWLALDDTRSAAGGDDPYGFGVVVTGAAVAYATPTTTPVTIGTHDLQTHFVLTEPTTGGRAPSYTYDLLYAQDVVDTFNFRATSKNTAAITTGYAALGADYLAESARVGFASGHLWGSAISGPVATPGKRTEYVSANGVAWGHEVYAGSTEEPQQGYFGSQPRTYAPREKARTTVGGAVLGTRLGDGAVTTAKSRLTLDLTPWSDSGRHPFAAFGSDDTRLRVWQDGALVADKTSPNVKVVLPDGGADHRVVLAAEREASWWNRSTSVRTEWTFHAEPGGSPEEPVVVPALDVAYSIKGVDLTGSAPQSTKVTLSLGHQVGAAGGKVTAARLWWSADDGATWHGAPLTTGRAGTFTGDVRVPAGTEHVSLRATAKDKSGATIKQTVIRAYGVR, encoded by the coding sequence ATGCGTGCCAGAGCAGGTGCGGCAGCGGCCGCGATCGCCGTGGCGATCGCGTTGGGTGCGGGCATACCGGCGTGGTCCCTCGGGACCGTCGCGGCGGGCCGGGACGACGGCGCTGCCGACCCAGGAGCGGTGGCCGCCGAGTCCTCGGGCACCTCGACCGTCACCCTGATCACGGGTGACCGCGTCTCGATCACACGGCACGCCGACGGGCGCAGGTCCGTCACGATCGAGCCCGGCGCGGGTCGCGAGGGCATTGGATTCCAGCGGCTCGTCGAGGGCGACCGGCTGCACGTGATCCCGACAGACGTCGCCGGGCTCGTCCCTGAACGCCTGGACCGGGCCCTGTTCGACGTCACGGGTCTGGTCGCCGCCGGGTACGACGACGCCCGCCGAGGCGCGGTGCCGGTGATCGTCCAGCAGACCGGGGCCGCGGCGGCCCGGTCCGCGACATCCGCCTCGGACTGGGCCGCGCTGGGTCTGGAGCCCGAGCGGACGCTGGACTCCGTCCGCGCGGTCTCGGCGGACCTGGACCCGGAGGGGGCCTCCACGCTGCTCGGGGCGCTGCGTATGCCGCAGGCGTCGGTCCGCTCGGCCGCTAGCACCGCGCCGGACGTGAAGGTCTGGCTGGACGCCCCGGTCCGGGCACTGGACGCCGACTCGATGCCGCAGATCGGCGCTCCGGCGGCCTGGGAGTCGGGGTACACCGGCGAGGGCGTGACCGTCGCCGTGCTGGACTCGGGTCTCGACTCGTCCCACCCGGACCTGGATGACGTGGTGGTCGGCGCCCGGGACTTCACCGGCAGCGGGAACACCGAGGACCACTACGGTCACGGCACGCACGTGGCCTCGATCGTCCTGGGTTCTGGCGACGCCTCGGCCGGCACCAACCGTGGCGTGGCACCGGACGCCGACCTGCTGGTCGGCAAGGTGCTCGACGACTTCGGCGGCGGTGAGACGTCGTCGATCATCGACGGTATGGAGTGGGCCGCCGGACAGGGCGCCGACGTCGTGAACCTGAGCCTCGGCTCGCCGGAGGAATTCACCGACGGCACCGACCCGTGGGCCATGGCCGTGGACACGCTGAGCGCACAGCACGGGACGCTCTTTGTGGTCGCGGCGGGCAATGCGGGCTCGTACGGGACAGTGTCCACCCCCGGGTCCGCGAACTCCGCCCTGACCGTGGGCGCCGTGGACGACGCCGACGAGGTCGCGCCCTTCTCCAGCCGCGGGCCTCGCGCCGGCGACTACGCGATCAAGCCCGACGTCACGGCGCCGGGGGTCGAGATCATCGCGGCGCGCGCCGCCGGCACCAAAGAGGGCGACGGCGAGGGGGAGTACGTCGCCTGGAGCGGCACCTCCATGGCCACCCCGCACGTCGCCGGTGCCGCCGCCGTGCTCAAGCAGGCCCGTCCTGACCTGACCGGGCAGCAGCTCAAGGCGGTCCTGATGGGTTCGGCTCAGCACACCAGCGGGGGCGTGTTCGACGAGGGAGCGGGGCGCATCTACCTGCCGGCCGCCCTGGAGCTACCGGTGACCACCACGCCCGCCTCGCTGTCCTTCGGCGTGCTGGAGTACCCGCAGCGGGGGACTGTCAGCCGGAAGCTCACCTACCGGAACGCCACCGACGCGGCGATCACCCTCGACCTCGCCGTCGAGGCGACCGACCAGGACGGCGCAACCCTGCCGGACGGTGCGGTAACGCTCGGCTCGACCACACTCACCGTCCCGGCCCGGGGTTCCGCGTCGGTCAAGGTCACCGTCGACCGGGTCGTCGGTGACATCGAGCGCCGGTACTCCGGTGCGGTCACTGCCACCGATCCCGGCGGCCGGGAGACCCGTACTGCCCTGGGCTACTACAAGGAGCCGGACCTTGCCGACCTGAACATCCGGGCGGTCGGCCGGGACGGGCAGCCGCACACCGGGGCGTCCACCGTGCGGATCGTGAACGTCGACGACCCGGCGGTGTTCAGCGAGCACGTCGAGCTGGAGGCAGGCGGGCTGGACCTGCGGGTGCCGCCGGGCAACTACTCGGTCACCGGCTTCCTGTGGACAGCGGACGAGGACAACGTCGTCTCCGAGGTCACGGCGGCGCTGCGGCCGGAGATCACCGTGTCGGACGACACCAACCTCGTCCTCGACGCCCGTGAGGCGGAGCCGCTGACCGTGACGACAGGGCGGCCTGCGGACGTGCAGTGGCTCGCGCTCGACGACACCCGGAGCGCCGCAGGAGGCGACGATCCCTACGGCTTCGGGGTGGTGGTCACCGGTGCTGCCGTCGCGTACGCGACGCCGACCACCACGCCTGTCACCATCGGCACGCACGATCTGCAGACCCACTTCGTCCTGACGGAGCCGACGACGGGCGGCCGGGCGCCGTCGTACACCTACGACCTGCTGTACGCGCAGGACGTGGTGGACACGTTCAACTTCCGGGCGACGTCGAAGAACACGGCGGCGATCACCACCGGATATGCGGCTCTCGGCGCCGACTACCTGGCTGAGAGTGCTCGGGTGGGCTTTGCGTCTGGCCACCTCTGGGGCTCGGCCATCTCCGGCCCGGTCGCGACGCCCGGGAAGCGCACGGAGTACGTGAGCGCGAACGGCGTCGCCTGGGGGCACGAGGTGTACGCGGGCTCCACCGAGGAGCCGCAGCAGGGCTACTTCGGCAGCCAGCCCCGTACCTACGCCCCGCGCGAGAAAGCACGCACCACCGTGGGCGGCGCCGTGCTGGGCACCCGGCTCGGCGACGGCGCGGTGACCACGGCCAAGAGCAGACTCACCCTCGATCTGACGCCCTGGAGCGATTCCGGCCGGCACCCGTTCGCCGCGTTCGGCTCCGACGACACCCGCCTGCGCGTCTGGCAGGACGGCGCCCTCGTGGCCGACAAGACGTCACCGAACGTCAAGGTCGTCCTGCCCGACGGCGGCGCGGACCACCGCGTCGTGCTCGCCGCCGAGCGGGAGGCATCCTGGTGGAACCGGTCCACGAGTGTGCGCACGGAGTGGACGTTCCACGCCGAGCCTGGCGGCTCTCCGGAGGAGCCCGTCGTGGTGCCCGCGCTCGACGTCGCCTACAGCATCAAGGGCGTCGACCTGACAGGTTCCGCGCCGCAGAGCACCAAGGTCACGCTGTCCCTGGGGCATCAGGTCGGCGCTGCGGGCGGCAAGGTGACCGCCGCTCGCCTGTGGTGGTCCGCGGACGACGGCGCGACCTGGCACGGCGCGCCCCTGACCACCGGGCGCGCCGGGACGTTCACCGGGGACGTCCGTGTCCCCGCCGGTACGGAGCACGTCTCGCTCCGTGCCACGGCGAAGGACAAGTCGGGTGCCACGATCAAGCAGACCGTGATCCGCGCCTACGGCGTCCGCTGA
- a CDS encoding isopenicillin N synthase family dioxygenase yields the protein MPGIPVLDLSLLDGDPDDQARFRDELRRATHEVGFFSLIGHGVPRDLIDRAYATAREFFALPEEQKRAIENVHSPHFRGWTRMGGERTLGRVDQREQIDIGAERPAVPTGPGTADHWILEGPNLWPESLPALREVAEEWLTRLDGVATRLLRAWAEALGAPSGTFDAVFQRPSPHLKIARYPGVEAATPAQGVGAHKDLGVLTLLSVEDGKAGLQVEKDGEWLDVVPPAGAFVVNIGELLEIATDGYLKATLHRVISPAPGTERISIPYFHGPALDATIPTIDLPTALAADAPGVTVDPANPLHPVFGDNWLKSRLRAHPNVVEAQHPHLLQTV from the coding sequence ATGCCCGGCATCCCCGTACTGGACCTCTCGCTGCTCGACGGCGACCCCGACGACCAGGCGCGATTCCGTGACGAGCTGCGCCGCGCCACCCACGAGGTCGGCTTCTTCTCCCTGATCGGGCACGGCGTCCCGCGCGACCTGATCGACCGCGCCTACGCCACCGCGCGCGAGTTCTTTGCGCTCCCCGAGGAGCAGAAGCGCGCGATCGAGAACGTGCACAGCCCACACTTCCGCGGCTGGACGCGGATGGGTGGCGAGCGCACGCTCGGCCGCGTCGACCAGCGCGAGCAGATCGACATCGGCGCCGAGCGCCCCGCGGTTCCTACCGGGCCCGGCACCGCAGACCACTGGATCCTGGAGGGCCCGAACCTGTGGCCCGAGTCCCTGCCCGCGCTGCGCGAGGTCGCCGAGGAGTGGCTGACCCGGCTCGACGGCGTTGCCACACGCCTGCTGCGGGCGTGGGCGGAGGCGCTCGGAGCGCCGTCGGGCACGTTCGACGCCGTGTTCCAGCGGCCCTCGCCGCACCTGAAGATCGCCCGCTACCCGGGCGTCGAGGCAGCCACGCCCGCACAGGGTGTCGGCGCGCACAAGGACCTGGGTGTGCTCACCCTCCTCTCGGTCGAGGACGGCAAGGCCGGCCTGCAGGTGGAGAAGGACGGCGAGTGGCTCGACGTCGTCCCGCCCGCCGGTGCGTTCGTCGTGAACATCGGCGAGCTGCTCGAGATCGCGACGGACGGCTACCTCAAGGCGACGCTGCACCGCGTGATCTCCCCTGCGCCGGGTACCGAGCGCATCTCGATCCCGTACTTCCACGGGCCCGCGCTCGACGCCACGATTCCGACGATCGACCTGCCGACGGCGCTCGCCGCCGATGCGCCCGGCGTGACCGTCGACCCGGCCAACCCGCTGCACCCCGTGTTCGGCGACAACTGGCTCAAGAGCCGGCTGCGCGCCCACCCGAACGTCGTGGAGGCGCAGCACCCGCACCTCCTGCAGACCGTGTGA
- a CDS encoding rhodanese-like domain-containing protein, whose amino-acid sequence MTTSQDTSAAVAHFAGRLAFETDVADVHADLAAGTPFTLVDVRSQESWDQGHVPGAVHLPGGKVRLRAGQIINRDLPVVTYCWGPGCNAATKAALEFAKLGYEVKEMIGGFEYWVREGFAYDTSDGPVQPEADPLTAPAGA is encoded by the coding sequence ATGACGACCTCCCAGGACACCTCCGCCGCCGTCGCGCACTTCGCCGGGCGGCTCGCCTTCGAGACCGACGTCGCCGACGTCCACGCAGACCTCGCCGCGGGCACGCCGTTCACCCTGGTCGACGTCCGGTCCCAGGAGTCGTGGGACCAGGGCCATGTGCCCGGCGCCGTGCACCTGCCCGGCGGCAAGGTGCGCCTGCGGGCCGGGCAGATCATCAACCGGGACCTGCCCGTAGTCACGTACTGCTGGGGACCCGGCTGCAACGCGGCGACCAAGGCGGCGCTCGAGTTCGCGAAGCTCGGCTACGAGGTCAAGGAGATGATCGGCGGCTTCGAGTACTGGGTGCGCGAGGGGTTCGCCTACGACACCTCGGACGGCCCGGTCCAGCCGGAAGCGGACCCGCTCACCGCCCCCGCTGGGGCCTAG
- a CDS encoding SDR family NAD(P)-dependent oxidoreductase, producing the protein MSTALITGGSAGLGLEFARQLAADKHDLVLVARDEERLNTVAEELRSATGVAVEVLPADLSVPDDVARVAQRLAVVGGRPEDGELRPVGLLVNNAGFATSASFTKGRVTTERRGIDVMVKAVVELTHAAVGQMLERDRGTILNVGSVAALTAGGTYAAAKAYVRTFTESLAVELRGTGVTATLLSPGFTHTEFHARAGISESSIVPEWGWLDAEDVVRVALADARRGVVLSTPSVRYKVAAAFLRAAPRWAVRSVGKYR; encoded by the coding sequence ATGAGCACAGCACTGATCACCGGCGGGTCTGCCGGCCTGGGTCTTGAGTTCGCGCGGCAGCTCGCCGCCGACAAGCACGACCTGGTGCTGGTGGCCCGCGACGAGGAACGGCTGAACACCGTCGCCGAAGAGCTCCGCTCTGCCACGGGGGTGGCGGTTGAGGTGCTCCCCGCGGACCTCTCGGTGCCCGACGACGTCGCGCGCGTCGCGCAGCGGCTGGCCGTCGTCGGCGGCCGGCCCGAGGACGGCGAGCTGCGTCCCGTCGGCTTGCTCGTCAACAATGCGGGCTTCGCCACCAGCGCGAGCTTCACCAAGGGTCGGGTCACCACGGAGCGCCGCGGGATCGACGTCATGGTGAAGGCGGTGGTCGAGCTGACGCACGCCGCCGTCGGGCAGATGCTCGAACGGGACCGCGGCACGATCCTCAATGTCGGCTCGGTAGCCGCCCTCACCGCGGGTGGCACGTACGCCGCCGCCAAGGCGTACGTGCGGACCTTCACGGAGTCGCTCGCGGTCGAGCTCAGGGGCACCGGCGTGACGGCGACGCTGCTGTCCCCCGGGTTCACGCACACCGAGTTCCACGCGCGGGCGGGCATCTCCGAGTCGTCGATAGTCCCGGAGTGGGGCTGGCTCGACGCCGAGGACGTCGTGCGGGTCGCACTGGCGGACGCCCGCCGCGGCGTCGTCCTGTCCACGCCGTCGGTGCGTTACAAGGTGGCCGCCGCATTCCTGCGGGCCGCACCCCGCTGGGCGGTCCGGTCCGTCGGCAAGTACCGCTGA
- a CDS encoding magnesium and cobalt transport protein CorA, which yields MSIMDNAVYVDGKRTANPAGIEETCEITRERGGIAWVDLAWPEPEEIRAVAQEFSLHRLAVEDAINAHQRPKIELYDDVLYVVLHPARNVDDDGDGLVDRVEFGEVHAWVGPDFVVTIRRSATPDLASMRARLESEPNVLRRGPAAILAALLDQVVDTYRPVVMRLRADIDRIEDQLFSRDPEVSLRIYGVTREVIGLQRATHPLVDIVREVHDEEAGQPDTKHDPGYVEMHRDLRNVLDHAVKHAETSDTFRALLTNALNVHSTLVTQEQNEEMRRMSEQGLKQDEQVKKISAWAAILFAPTLIGTIYGMNFDYMPELHWPLGYPLAIAAMVGLGAVFYRIFKKVGWL from the coding sequence GTGAGCATCATGGACAACGCGGTGTACGTGGACGGCAAGCGCACGGCCAACCCGGCCGGCATCGAGGAGACCTGCGAGATCACGCGCGAGCGCGGTGGCATCGCCTGGGTCGACCTGGCGTGGCCGGAGCCGGAGGAGATCCGCGCGGTCGCCCAGGAGTTCTCACTGCACCGCCTCGCCGTCGAGGACGCGATCAACGCCCACCAGCGGCCCAAGATCGAGCTGTACGACGATGTCCTGTACGTGGTGCTGCACCCCGCGCGCAACGTGGACGACGACGGAGACGGTCTTGTCGACCGCGTCGAGTTCGGCGAGGTGCACGCCTGGGTCGGCCCGGACTTCGTCGTCACGATCCGGCGGTCCGCTACCCCCGACCTGGCCTCCATGCGCGCGCGGCTCGAGTCCGAGCCGAACGTGCTGCGGAGGGGTCCCGCCGCGATCCTCGCGGCCCTGCTGGACCAGGTGGTCGACACCTATCGGCCAGTGGTCATGCGGCTGCGCGCCGACATCGACCGGATCGAGGACCAGCTCTTCTCCCGCGACCCGGAGGTCTCCTTGCGGATCTACGGGGTGACCCGCGAGGTGATCGGGCTGCAGCGCGCGACACACCCGCTGGTCGACATCGTGCGGGAGGTGCACGACGAAGAGGCCGGGCAGCCGGACACCAAGCACGACCCCGGTTACGTCGAGATGCACCGCGACCTGCGCAACGTGCTGGACCACGCCGTCAAGCACGCGGAGACGTCGGACACGTTCCGCGCACTGCTGACGAACGCCCTCAACGTGCACTCGACGCTCGTGACCCAGGAGCAGAACGAGGAGATGCGCCGCATGTCGGAGCAGGGGCTCAAGCAGGACGAGCAGGTGAAGAAGATCTCCGCCTGGGCGGCCATCCTCTTCGCGCCGACCCTGATCGGCACGATCTACGGCATGAACTTCGACTACATGCCCGAGCTGCACTGGCCCCTGGGCTACCCGCTCGCGATCGCCGCGATGGTCGGCCTGGGTGCGGTCTTCTACCGGATCTTCAAGAAGGTCGGCTGGCTCTGA
- the pyrE gene encoding orotate phosphoribosyltransferase, giving the protein MTSDFSPTSFSPTPREQLVELIKELAVVHGKVTLSSGKEADYYVDLRRITLHHRAAPLVGHVLLDHLEEVGLGTAEIDAVGGLTLGADPIADALLHAAASRGQDLDAFVVRKAAKAHGMQRQIEGPDIAGRKVVVVEDTTTTGGSPIAAIEAARAAGAEVLGVATIVDRATGAGEKIEALGVPYHYLFGLADLGLS; this is encoded by the coding sequence GTGACCTCTGACTTCTCCCCGACTAGCTTCTCCCCGACCCCGCGCGAGCAGCTCGTCGAGCTCATCAAGGAGCTCGCCGTGGTGCACGGCAAGGTGACCCTGTCCTCCGGCAAGGAGGCCGACTACTACGTCGACCTGCGCCGCATCACGCTGCACCACCGGGCCGCCCCGCTCGTCGGGCACGTGCTCCTGGACCACCTCGAGGAGGTCGGGCTCGGCACGGCCGAGATCGACGCCGTCGGCGGGCTCACCCTGGGAGCCGACCCGATCGCGGACGCGCTGCTGCACGCGGCGGCCTCGCGGGGGCAGGACCTGGACGCGTTCGTGGTGCGCAAGGCCGCGAAGGCGCACGGTATGCAGCGCCAGATCGAGGGGCCGGACATCGCCGGCCGAAAGGTCGTGGTCGTCGAGGACACGACCACCACTGGTGGCTCGCCCATCGCGGCTATCGAGGCGGCCCGGGCGGCGGGCGCGGAGGTGCTGGGCGTGGCGACGATCGTCGATCGCGCGACCGGCGCCGGCGAGAAGATCGAGGCGCTCGGCGTGCCCTACCACTACCTGTTCGGGCTGGCGGACCTCGGCCTCTCCTGA
- a CDS encoding HAD-IIA family hydrolase, whose translation MTERTTEAWLTDMDGVLVHEGTALPGGPEFIKALREKDLPFLVLTNNSIFTPRDLRARLVYSGIDVPEQNIWTSALATAQFVSDQIPNGSAYAIGEAGLTTALHQAGYTLTESDPDYVVLGETRTYSFEAITKAIRLIVNGSRFICTNPDVTGPSQEGLLPAAGSVAAMITAATGRQPYYVGKPNPVLFRSALNLIGAHSESTTMVGDRMDTDILGGMEAGLQTFLVLTGSTSAEEVETYPFRPSHVVNSIADLVDLV comes from the coding sequence ATGACCGAGCGCACCACCGAAGCCTGGCTCACCGACATGGACGGCGTGCTGGTGCACGAGGGCACTGCCCTCCCCGGCGGCCCCGAGTTCATCAAGGCGCTGCGGGAGAAGGACCTGCCGTTCCTCGTCCTGACGAACAACTCGATCTTTACGCCGCGCGACCTGCGCGCCCGGCTCGTGTACAGCGGGATCGACGTGCCGGAGCAGAACATCTGGACCTCAGCCCTGGCCACTGCCCAGTTCGTCTCGGACCAGATCCCGAACGGCAGCGCCTACGCAATCGGCGAGGCGGGCCTGACGACGGCGCTGCACCAGGCGGGCTACACGCTCACCGAGTCCGACCCGGACTACGTGGTGCTCGGCGAGACCCGCACCTACTCGTTCGAGGCCATCACCAAGGCCATCCGGCTGATCGTGAACGGCTCCCGGTTCATCTGCACCAACCCGGACGTGACCGGCCCCTCACAGGAGGGGCTGCTGCCCGCCGCCGGCTCGGTGGCGGCGATGATCACGGCTGCGACCGGTCGCCAGCCCTATTACGTGGGCAAGCCGAACCCGGTGCTCTTCCGGTCCGCGCTCAACCTGATCGGCGCGCACTCGGAGTCGACGACGATGGTCGGTGACCGCATGGACACGGACATCCTGGGCGGCATGGAGGCGGGCCTGCAGACGTTCCTGGTGCTCACCGGATCGACGTCGGCCGAGGAGGTCGAGACGTACCCGTTCCGGCCCAGCCACGTGGTCAACTCGATAGCCGACCTGGTCGACCTGGTCTGA